The following are encoded together in the Pseudomonas sediminis genome:
- the pcsA gene encoding phosphatidylcholine synthase, with amino-acid sequence MTELIVAVKQAKAWGVHAVTASGVILALLALLAVLDGQPKQCLLWLGLALLVDGLDGSLARRYDVKVVLPHFDGSTLDLVIDYLTYVFIPAIFLYRFIPLPDYTPLFAVGLILLSSLFCFCNLNMKSKDNYFVGFPAAWNVVVLYFYILDVHPWITLAMIVLLAGLTLTKMKFLHPFRVRQFMPLNILVTFVWMLSSALLILQYPVSQFWLLALWWLASAYFVGMCLWRSAREWFPARG; translated from the coding sequence GTGACCGAATTGATCGTTGCCGTAAAACAGGCCAAAGCCTGGGGGGTCCACGCTGTTACCGCCAGCGGCGTGATCCTCGCCCTCCTGGCATTGTTGGCCGTACTCGACGGCCAGCCCAAGCAATGCCTGTTGTGGCTCGGCCTGGCGCTGCTGGTCGATGGGCTGGATGGTTCGCTGGCGCGGCGTTACGACGTCAAGGTTGTGCTGCCGCATTTCGACGGCTCGACCCTCGACCTGGTGATCGACTACCTCACCTACGTATTCATCCCCGCGATCTTCCTCTATCGCTTCATTCCGCTGCCGGATTACACGCCGCTGTTCGCCGTGGGCCTGATTCTGCTGTCCTCGCTGTTCTGCTTCTGCAACCTGAACATGAAGAGCAAGGACAACTACTTCGTCGGCTTCCCGGCGGCGTGGAACGTGGTCGTGCTGTATTTCTACATCCTCGACGTGCATCCCTGGATCACCCTGGCCATGATCGTCCTGCTGGCCGGCCTGACCCTGACCAAGATGAAGTTCCTGCACCCGTTCCGCGTGCGTCAGTTCATGCCGCTGAACATCCTCGTGACCTTCGTCTGGATGCTCTCCAGCGCATTGCTGATTCTGCAGTACCCGGTCAGTCAGTTCTGGCTGCTGGCGCTCTGGTGGTTGGCTTCAGCCTACTTCGTCGGCATGTGCCTGTGGCGCTCTGCGCGTGAGTGGTTTCCTGCTCGCGGATGA
- a CDS encoding amino acid ABC transporter permease, with translation MQTTANAPRPRGSLLNDPQVRAWAFQIIAVVAVVALGWFLFQNTQANLEKRGIISGFAFLNNSAGFGIAQHLIDYTESDSYARVFLVGLLNTLLVSFIGIVLASILGFLLGVARLSPNWLISKLATVYIEIFRNIPPLLQILFWYFAVFLALPGPRQSLDVGEVFFLNSRGLYMPAPSPSESFGLFAVVLLATIVGIIALGRWAKKRREATGQIFPLLWTSLALIVVIPGLTALVAGNPLVWSVPELTGFNFRGGWVMIPELMALTLALTIYTAAFIAENVRSGIMAVSHGQTEAARSLGLRPGVTLRLVIIPQALRVIIPPLTSQYLNLAKNSSLAAGIGYPDMVSLFAGTVLNQTGQAIEVIAITMSVYLAISISISLLMNWYNKRIALTER, from the coding sequence ATGCAAACGACTGCTAATGCCCCGCGCCCGCGAGGATCGCTTCTGAACGATCCGCAGGTGCGCGCTTGGGCTTTCCAGATCATTGCCGTTGTCGCCGTTGTGGCGCTCGGCTGGTTTCTCTTCCAGAACACCCAGGCCAACCTGGAGAAGCGCGGGATCATTTCCGGCTTCGCTTTTCTCAATAACAGCGCCGGTTTCGGTATTGCCCAGCACCTGATCGACTACACGGAAAGCGACAGCTACGCCCGTGTGTTTCTGGTTGGTTTGCTCAATACCCTGCTGGTGTCTTTTATCGGTATCGTGCTGGCCTCCATCCTTGGCTTCCTGCTGGGTGTGGCGCGGCTGTCGCCTAACTGGCTGATCAGCAAGCTGGCCACCGTTTACATCGAGATCTTCCGCAACATTCCGCCGTTACTGCAGATCCTCTTCTGGTATTTCGCTGTCTTCCTTGCCCTGCCTGGTCCTCGGCAAAGCCTGGACGTGGGTGAGGTCTTCTTCCTCAACAGCCGTGGTCTGTACATGCCGGCGCCGAGTCCTTCGGAGAGCTTCGGTCTGTTTGCCGTGGTGCTGCTAGCAACCATCGTCGGCATCATCGCCCTTGGACGCTGGGCCAAGAAACGCCGTGAAGCCACCGGCCAGATCTTCCCGCTGCTGTGGACATCGCTGGCGCTGATTGTGGTGATTCCAGGCCTGACCGCATTGGTCGCGGGCAATCCGCTGGTGTGGAGTGTGCCGGAGCTGACCGGTTTCAACTTCCGTGGCGGCTGGGTGATGATCCCCGAGCTGATGGCGCTGACCCTGGCACTGACCATCTACACCGCGGCATTCATCGCCGAGAACGTGCGTTCCGGGATCATGGCGGTCAGCCATGGTCAGACCGAAGCCGCGCGTTCGCTGGGTTTGCGTCCGGGCGTCACTCTGCGTCTGGTGATCATCCCGCAGGCGCTGCGCGTGATCATTCCGCCGCTGACCAGTCAGTACCTCAACCTGGCGAAGAACTCGTCCCTGGCTGCCGGTATCGGCTATCCGGACATGGTGTCGCTGTTCGCCGGCACTGTGCTCAACCAGACCGGCCAGGCCATCGAGGTGATCGCCATCACCATGAGCGTGTACCTGGCGATCAGCATCAGCATTTCCCTGCTGATGAACTGGTACAACAAGCGCATTGCGCTGACTGAGCGGTAA
- a CDS encoding glutathione S-transferase family protein: protein MHELILHHYPTSPFAEKARLMLGFKQLSWRSVMIPPLMPKPDLTALTGGYRKTPVLQVGADIYCDTALIARRLEAEKATPALLPDAQAFNVSLLAQWADSVLFQHAAALVFQPESMALRFAKVPPEFAKAFAADRGALFSGGTASRLPLEQAKHQWPALMGALQRQLQGGQGDFLFGEASLADFSVAHCLWFLRGTPVTAPLVDDYPEVAAWLARVLGFGHGSLSEMSSEQAIAVAREATPAALPNEDFVDPNGFKAGQAVSIAAVDYGVDPVQGELLHAGRDELILRREDERAGIVHVHFPRLGFRIEAH, encoded by the coding sequence ATGCATGAGTTGATCCTTCATCACTATCCGACCTCGCCGTTCGCCGAGAAGGCCCGCCTGATGTTGGGCTTCAAGCAACTGTCCTGGCGTTCGGTGATGATCCCGCCGCTGATGCCCAAGCCCGATCTCACTGCGCTGACTGGCGGCTACCGCAAGACCCCGGTGCTGCAGGTCGGCGCCGACATCTATTGCGATACCGCGCTGATCGCTCGCCGCCTGGAAGCCGAGAAGGCCACCCCGGCGCTGCTGCCCGACGCTCAGGCGTTCAATGTCAGCCTGCTGGCGCAGTGGGCCGACTCGGTGCTGTTCCAGCATGCCGCGGCGCTGGTGTTCCAACCCGAGTCGATGGCGCTGCGCTTCGCCAAGGTGCCGCCGGAGTTCGCCAAGGCCTTTGCTGCCGACCGCGGTGCGCTGTTTTCCGGCGGTACGGCGAGTCGTCTGCCACTGGAGCAGGCCAAGCATCAATGGCCGGCGCTGATGGGGGCCTTGCAGCGACAGCTGCAAGGCGGGCAAGGCGATTTCCTTTTCGGTGAAGCGTCGCTCGCCGATTTTTCCGTAGCTCACTGTTTGTGGTTCCTGCGCGGTACGCCGGTCACCGCGCCACTGGTCGACGATTACCCTGAGGTCGCCGCATGGCTTGCCCGTGTGCTCGGCTTCGGCCATGGCTCGCTGAGCGAGATGAGCAGCGAACAGGCGATCGCAGTGGCGCGTGAAGCGACGCCGGCAGCGCTGCCGAACGAAGATTTCGTCGACCCCAATGGCTTCAAGGCGGGCCAGGCGGTGAGCATCGCGGCAGTGGACTATGGTGTCGACCCGGTGCAGGGTGAGTTGCTGCATGCCGGGCGTGACGAGCTGATTCTGCGTCGCGAGGACGAGCGTGCCGGCATCGTACACGTGCACTTCCCGCGCCTGGGCTTCCGTATCGAGGCGCACTGA
- a CDS encoding amino acid ABC transporter permease, whose protein sequence is MQTHTFKPDLPPPRMSVGVVGWLKANLFSNWFNSLLTVFAMHLIWLIVPPLLQWAIIDANWVGSTRADCTKEGACWVFIQQRFGQFMYGFYPTELRWRVDATLWLAIIGMAPLFVPQMPRKAVYGLAFLAIYPFIAWTLLHGGVFGLDVVSTSRWGGLMLTLVIAAVGITGALPLGILLALGRRSNLPAIKVICVTFIEFWRGVPLITVLFMSSVMLPLFLPEGMHFDKLMRALIGVILFQSAYIAEVVRGGLQAIPKGQYEAAAAMGLGYWRMMGLVILPQALKLVIPGIVNVFIALFKDTSLVIIIGLFDLLNSIKQATTDPAWLGMATEGYVFAALIFWIFCFGMSRYSLHLERKLDTGHKR, encoded by the coding sequence ATGCAGACTCATACATTCAAACCGGACCTGCCGCCACCGCGCATGAGCGTCGGTGTGGTGGGCTGGCTTAAGGCCAACCTGTTTTCCAACTGGTTCAACAGCCTGCTGACCGTTTTTGCGATGCACCTGATCTGGTTGATCGTGCCGCCGCTGCTGCAGTGGGCGATCATCGATGCCAACTGGGTCGGCAGCACCCGCGCCGACTGCACCAAGGAAGGCGCGTGCTGGGTGTTCATCCAACAGCGCTTCGGTCAGTTCATGTACGGCTTCTACCCGACCGAGTTGCGCTGGCGTGTGGATGCCACTCTGTGGCTGGCGATCATCGGCATGGCGCCGCTGTTCGTGCCGCAGATGCCGCGCAAGGCGGTGTACGGTCTGGCTTTCCTGGCGATCTATCCGTTCATCGCCTGGACCCTGCTGCACGGTGGTGTATTCGGCCTGGACGTTGTTTCCACCAGCCGCTGGGGCGGCCTGATGCTGACCCTGGTGATTGCTGCTGTCGGCATCACCGGTGCGTTGCCGCTGGGCATCCTGCTGGCGCTGGGGCGACGCTCCAACCTGCCGGCGATCAAGGTCATCTGCGTCACCTTCATCGAGTTCTGGCGCGGTGTGCCGTTGATCACAGTGCTGTTCATGTCCTCGGTGATGCTGCCGCTGTTCCTGCCCGAAGGCATGCATTTCGACAAGCTGATGCGTGCGCTGATCGGGGTGATCCTGTTCCAGTCCGCCTACATCGCCGAAGTGGTGCGTGGTGGCTTGCAGGCCATTCCCAAGGGCCAGTACGAAGCCGCTGCGGCCATGGGCCTGGGCTACTGGCGGATGATGGGCCTGGTGATCCTGCCGCAGGCGCTGAAGCTGGTGATTCCGGGCATCGTCAACGTCTTCATCGCCCTGTTCAAGGACACCAGCCTGGTGATCATCATCGGCCTGTTCGATCTGCTCAACAGCATCAAGCAGGCGACCACCGACCCGGCGTGGCTGGGCATGGCCACCGAGGGCTACGTGTTCGCCGCGCTGATCTTCTGGATTTTCTGTTTCGGCATGTCCCGCTATTCGCTGCATCTCGAGCGGAAGCTGGATACCGGCCACAAGCGTTAG
- a CDS encoding ethanolamine ammonia-lyase subunit EutB: protein MASYSHSMAGQTWRFDSLRELMAKATPARSGDYLAGVAAGSDAERAAAQMTLANVPLKTFLQEALIPYESDEVTRLIIDTHDAQAFAPVSHLTVGGFRDWLLCDDADEASLTALAPGLTPEMVAAVSKIMRIQDLVLVAQKTRVVTRFRNTQGLRGRMSTRLQPNHPTDDPAGIAASVVDGLLYGNGDAMIGINPATDSMSAVCTLLEMLDAVIQRYEIPTQSCVLTHVTSSIAAIERGAPLDLVFQSIAGTEAANASFGVSLKVLQEGYEAGLSLKRGTLGNNLMYFETGQGSALSANANHGVDQQTCETRAYAVARHFNPFLVNTVVGFIGPEYLYNGKQIIRAGLEDHFCGKLLGVPMGCDICYTNHAEADQDDMDMLLTLLGTAGINFIMGIPGSDDVMLNYQTTSFHDALYARKVLGLHAAPEFEAWLARMGIFQQQGGRLRMGDELPPAFRQALAQLS, encoded by the coding sequence ATGGCAAGCTACTCCCACAGCATGGCCGGCCAGACCTGGCGCTTCGACAGCCTGCGCGAACTGATGGCCAAGGCTACGCCGGCACGCTCCGGCGACTACCTGGCTGGGGTCGCGGCCGGCAGCGATGCCGAGCGCGCCGCCGCGCAGATGACGCTGGCCAATGTGCCGCTGAAGACCTTTCTGCAGGAGGCGCTGATTCCCTATGAGAGCGACGAAGTCACCCGCCTGATCATCGACACCCATGATGCCCAGGCCTTCGCCCCGGTCAGCCACCTGACGGTGGGTGGGTTTCGCGACTGGTTGCTCTGCGACGACGCCGACGAAGCCAGCCTCACGGCGCTGGCCCCTGGGCTGACGCCGGAGATGGTCGCAGCGGTGTCGAAGATCATGCGCATTCAGGATCTGGTTCTGGTGGCGCAGAAGACCCGCGTGGTCACCCGCTTTCGCAACACCCAGGGGCTACGCGGGCGCATGTCCACCCGCCTGCAACCGAACCACCCGACCGACGATCCGGCCGGCATCGCCGCCAGCGTGGTCGATGGGCTGCTCTACGGTAACGGCGATGCCATGATCGGCATCAACCCGGCCACCGACAGCATGAGCGCCGTATGCACCCTGCTGGAGATGCTCGATGCGGTGATCCAGCGCTACGAGATTCCCACCCAATCCTGCGTGCTGACCCACGTCACCAGCTCCATCGCTGCCATCGAGCGCGGCGCGCCGCTGGATCTGGTGTTCCAGTCCATCGCCGGCACCGAGGCGGCCAATGCCAGCTTCGGCGTCAGCCTCAAGGTGCTGCAGGAAGGCTACGAAGCCGGCCTGAGCCTCAAGCGCGGCACCCTCGGCAACAACCTGATGTACTTCGAGACCGGCCAGGGCAGCGCGCTGTCGGCCAACGCCAACCACGGCGTCGACCAGCAGACCTGTGAAACCCGCGCCTACGCCGTGGCCCGCCACTTCAATCCGTTTCTGGTCAATACCGTGGTCGGCTTCATTGGTCCGGAGTACCTGTACAACGGCAAGCAGATCATCCGCGCCGGGCTGGAAGATCACTTCTGCGGCAAGCTGCTCGGCGTGCCCATGGGCTGCGACATCTGCTACACCAACCATGCCGAAGCCGACCAGGACGACATGGACATGCTGCTGACACTGCTCGGCACGGCGGGCATCAACTTCATCATGGGCATTCCCGGCTCGGATGACGTGATGCTCAACTACCAGACCACCTCCTTCCACGATGCGCTTTACGCCCGCAAGGTGCTCGGCCTGCACGCCGCGCCAGAGTTCGAGGCCTGGCTGGCGCGCATGGGGATTTTCCAGCAACAGGGTGGCCGCCTGCGCATGGGCGATGAGCTGCCCCCGGCATTTCGCCAGGCGTTGGCGCAGTTGTCCTGA
- a CDS encoding amino acid ABC transporter substrate-binding protein codes for MKMVKSTLAVLTTAAVLGVSGFAQAGATLDAVQKKGFVQCGISDGLPGFSYADEKGNYLGMDVDVCRAVAAAVFGDATKVRYSPLTAKERFTALQSGEVDILSRNTTWTSSRDAALGLNFTGTNYYDGQGFLVNKKLGVSSAKELDGATVCIQAGTTTELNLSDYFRANGMKYTPITYDTSDESAKSVEAGRCDVLTSDQSQLYAQRIKLANPDDYVVLPEVISKEPLGPVVRQGDEEWFDIVRWTLFAMVNAEELGLTSANVEATAKDTKNPDVARLLGTEGEFGKDLKLPKDWAVQIVKQVGNYGESFDRNVGAGSELKIERGLNALWNKGGLQYAPPVR; via the coding sequence ATGAAGATGGTGAAATCCACCCTGGCTGTGCTGACCACCGCAGCTGTGCTCGGTGTCAGTGGCTTTGCTCAGGCAGGCGCCACCCTGGATGCAGTGCAGAAGAAAGGCTTCGTGCAGTGCGGTATTAGTGACGGTCTGCCTGGCTTCTCCTACGCCGATGAAAAAGGCAACTACCTGGGTATGGACGTTGACGTCTGCCGCGCTGTTGCCGCCGCTGTATTCGGCGACGCTACCAAAGTGCGTTACAGCCCGCTGACCGCCAAGGAGCGCTTCACTGCGCTGCAGTCCGGCGAAGTCGACATCCTATCGCGTAACACCACCTGGACCAGCTCGCGCGACGCCGCACTGGGCCTGAACTTCACGGGTACCAACTACTACGACGGCCAGGGCTTTTTGGTTAACAAGAAGCTGGGCGTTTCCAGCGCCAAGGAACTGGACGGGGCTACCGTCTGCATCCAGGCCGGTACCACCACCGAGCTGAACCTCTCCGACTACTTCCGTGCCAATGGCATGAAGTACACCCCCATTACCTACGATACCTCTGACGAGAGCGCCAAGTCGGTCGAAGCTGGTCGTTGCGACGTGCTGACCTCCGACCAGTCGCAGCTGTACGCACAGCGCATCAAACTGGCCAACCCTGACGATTATGTCGTGCTGCCGGAAGTCATCTCCAAGGAGCCTCTGGGCCCGGTCGTGCGCCAGGGTGACGAAGAGTGGTTCGACATCGTGCGCTGGACCCTGTTCGCCATGGTCAACGCCGAAGAGCTGGGTTTGACCTCGGCCAACGTCGAAGCCACCGCCAAAGACACCAAGAACCCGGACGTAGCACGTCTGCTGGGTACTGAAGGTGAATTCGGTAAAGACCTCAAGCTGCCGAAAGACTGGGCAGTACAGATCGTCAAGCAAGTCGGTAACTACGGCGAGTCCTTCGACCGTAACGTTGGTGCCGGTAGCGAGCTGAAGATCGAGCGTGGTCTCAACGCCCTGTGGAACAAGGGTGGTCTGCAGTACGCACCGCCGGTGCGTTGA
- a CDS encoding alpha/beta hydrolase, with protein MTAPMILQPPQNADASVIWLHGLGADRYDFLPVAEMLQERLPSTRFILPQAPTRPVTINGGWSMPSWYDILAMTPARAIDQAQLEESADQVIALIEAERESAIAPERIVLAGFSQGGAVVLHTAFVRYLQPLGGVLALSTYAPTFSDEMPLADTKRQLPVLCLHGRFDDVVTPDMGRAAYDRLHACGVPVQWRDYPMAHEVLPEEIRDIAEWLSQLLAD; from the coding sequence ATGACCGCACCCATGATTTTGCAGCCACCACAAAACGCCGATGCCAGCGTGATCTGGCTCCACGGGCTGGGAGCTGACCGCTACGACTTCCTGCCGGTCGCCGAGATGCTGCAGGAACGCCTGCCCAGCACACGCTTCATCCTGCCGCAGGCGCCCACCCGCCCGGTGACCATCAACGGCGGCTGGAGCATGCCGAGCTGGTACGACATTCTCGCCATGACCCCGGCACGGGCCATCGACCAGGCGCAGCTGGAGGAATCCGCCGACCAGGTGATCGCCCTGATCGAAGCCGAGCGCGAAAGCGCCATCGCCCCTGAACGCATCGTCCTGGCGGGCTTCTCCCAGGGTGGAGCAGTGGTGCTGCACACCGCCTTCGTGCGCTATCTGCAACCCCTCGGCGGGGTACTGGCGCTGTCGACCTACGCGCCGACTTTCAGCGATGAAATGCCCCTGGCGGATACAAAAAGACAACTGCCGGTGCTTTGTTTGCATGGCAGATTCGACGACGTGGTGACCCCAGACATGGGACGCGCCGCGTATGACCGCCTGCACGCCTGCGGGGTGCCGGTGCAATGGCGCGACTATCCGATGGCCCACGAGGTGCTACCGGAAGAGATTCGCGATATCGCCGAATGGTTGAGCCAATTGCTGGCAGACTGA
- the eutC gene encoding ethanolamine ammonia-lyase subunit EutC, whose amino-acid sequence MSEKSPATANPWQQLRQLTPARIALGRAGTSLPTAAQLDFQFAHAQARDAVHLPFDHTALREALHDRQLPTLLLHSAAADRHTYLQRPDLGRRLHEDAARLLDDYAAEHGRGYDLAIVIADGLSSLAVHKHSLPFLDRLLEQVQAEGWSLAPVTLVEQGRVAVADEVGQRLGAKMTVILIGERPGLSSPDSLGLYFTYAPRIGLNDAYRNCISNVRLEGLSYGMATFRLMYLMREACRRQLSGVDLKDEAEVPTLDNAGLGNFLLPDQR is encoded by the coding sequence ATGAGCGAAAAGTCCCCCGCCACCGCAAACCCCTGGCAGCAACTGCGCCAATTGACACCGGCACGCATCGCCCTGGGCCGCGCCGGCACCAGCCTGCCGACCGCTGCGCAACTGGATTTCCAGTTCGCCCACGCCCAGGCGCGTGACGCCGTGCATCTGCCGTTCGACCACACCGCCCTGCGCGAAGCGCTGCATGATCGCCAGTTACCCACGCTGTTGCTGCACAGCGCCGCCGCCGACCGGCACACCTACCTGCAACGCCCGGATCTGGGCCGGCGCCTGCACGAAGATGCCGCACGCCTGCTCGATGACTACGCCGCCGAGCACGGCCGGGGCTATGACCTGGCCATCGTCATCGCCGACGGCCTGTCATCGCTGGCGGTGCACAAGCACAGCCTGCCGTTTCTCGACCGTTTGCTGGAGCAGGTGCAGGCAGAAGGTTGGTCGCTGGCGCCGGTCACCCTGGTGGAGCAGGGCCGGGTTGCAGTGGCTGATGAAGTGGGACAGCGCCTGGGGGCGAAGATGACGGTGATCCTGATTGGCGAACGCCCCGGCCTCAGTTCGCCGGACAGCCTGGGCCTGTATTTCACCTACGCGCCGCGGATCGGCCTCAACGACGCCTACCGCAACTGTATCTCCAACGTGCGCCTGGAGGGTCTGAGCTATGGCATGGCCACCTTCCGCCTGATGTACCTGATGCGCGAGGCCTGCCGCCGCCAGCTCTCGGGCGTCGATCTCAAGGACGAAGCCGAAGTGCCGACGCTGGACAACGCCGGGCTGGGTAATTTTCTGCTGCCGGATCAGCGTTGA
- a CDS encoding nuclear transport factor 2 family protein, whose amino-acid sequence MSHPNADLIQRFYSAFQKLDAETMAGCYAEDVRFSDPVFVDLHGAEAGDMWRMLCSRAEGFSLTFDLVHADDHVGSARWVASYRFSATGRQVVNHIQARFVFRHGLIVEHRDHFDLWRWARQALGGKGLLLGWAPPVQAAIRRQAARGLAQFRGTR is encoded by the coding sequence ATGAGCCACCCCAATGCCGATCTGATCCAGCGTTTCTACAGCGCCTTCCAGAAACTCGATGCCGAGACCATGGCAGGCTGCTACGCCGAAGATGTGCGTTTCTCCGACCCGGTCTTCGTCGACCTGCACGGCGCTGAGGCCGGCGATATGTGGCGCATGCTGTGCAGCCGCGCCGAGGGATTCTCGCTGACCTTCGATTTGGTGCATGCCGACGATCATGTCGGCAGTGCGCGTTGGGTCGCCAGCTACCGTTTCAGCGCCACCGGTCGTCAGGTGGTCAACCACATCCAGGCGCGCTTCGTGTTTCGCCACGGGTTGATCGTCGAGCATCGCGATCATTTCGATCTATGGCGTTGGGCACGTCAGGCGCTAGGTGGCAAAGGGCTTCTGCTGGGGTGGGCACCACCGGTGCAGGCTGCCATTCGTCGACAGGCGGCACGTGGTCTGGCCCAGTTTCGCGGTACGCGCTGA
- a CDS encoding GlxA family transcriptional regulator — MLRIALYVCQQTVCSSLSMAQDAFSLANRLAGTTHFQLQRFSLDGQPVQLDFAQIQVDGGLPLAEQADLLIVPATGSAISRTLESNAKLLPWLARRDQQQVASLCSSAFLLAAAGLLDGRQATTHWALADAFARHFPQVKLRSDLLLTEDGLLFCSGGAQAGLDLCLHLIALHAGEWLAQQVASAMVIERQRGTQTRFAPLLPSSDDKTLAPLLTWLREHHAEVIDLNRLAQQAHCSPRTLLRRFKQATGLTPGDYLQRLRISLAQQALAGSAQSLEQVANQVGFTDRATFAKRFKQLCGETPGAFRKRMRRS; from the coding sequence ATGCTGCGCATCGCTTTGTACGTCTGCCAACAAACCGTCTGTTCCAGCCTGAGCATGGCGCAGGATGCCTTCAGTCTCGCCAATCGCCTGGCCGGCACAACGCACTTTCAGTTGCAGCGTTTCAGCCTTGATGGCCAGCCCGTACAGTTGGATTTCGCGCAAATTCAGGTCGATGGTGGCCTACCGTTGGCCGAACAGGCAGACCTGCTGATCGTTCCCGCCACCGGCAGCGCCATCAGCCGTACCCTGGAGAGCAACGCCAAGCTGCTGCCCTGGCTGGCCCGGCGCGACCAGCAACAGGTGGCCAGCCTGTGCAGCAGCGCCTTTCTGCTGGCGGCTGCTGGCCTGCTCGATGGCCGCCAGGCGACCACCCACTGGGCCCTGGCTGACGCCTTCGCCCGGCACTTTCCCCAGGTGAAGCTGCGCAGCGACCTGCTGTTGACCGAGGATGGCCTGTTGTTCTGCTCCGGCGGGGCTCAGGCCGGGCTCGACCTGTGTCTGCATCTGATTGCCCTGCATGCCGGTGAATGGCTGGCGCAGCAGGTTGCCAGCGCCATGGTGATCGAACGCCAGCGCGGCACGCAGACCCGCTTCGCGCCGCTGCTGCCCAGCAGCGACGATAAAACCCTTGCCCCGCTGCTGACCTGGCTACGCGAGCACCACGCCGAGGTGATCGATCTCAACCGCCTTGCGCAGCAGGCGCATTGTTCGCCGCGTACCCTGCTGCGCCGCTTCAAGCAGGCCACCGGGCTGACCCCAGGCGATTACCTGCAACGCCTGCGCATCAGCCTGGCACAGCAGGCGCTGGCCGGCTCGGCGCAGTCACTGGAGCAGGTCGCCAACCAGGTCGGGTTCACCGACCGCGCGACCTTCGCCAAGCGCTTCAAGCAATTGTGCGGGGAAACGCCGGGCGCCTTCCGCAAGCGCATGCGGCGCAGTTAA
- a CDS encoding GIY-YIG nuclease family protein, which yields MNAAVEKAWFVYLVRAANGALYCGISDDPQRRFAQHQSGKGARFFHTSPALALAYIEACAGKGDALRRERAIKRLSKSAKEALILAVDGGTSA from the coding sequence ATGAATGCAGCAGTCGAAAAAGCCTGGTTCGTCTATCTGGTGCGCGCCGCCAATGGCGCGCTGTATTGCGGCATCAGCGATGATCCGCAGCGGCGTTTCGCTCAGCACCAGAGTGGCAAGGGCGCTCGCTTCTTCCATACCAGCCCGGCGCTGGCGCTGGCCTATATCGAAGCCTGTGCCGGCAAGGGCGATGCATTGCGCCGTGAACGGGCGATCAAGCGCCTGAGCAAAAGCGCCAAAGAAGCGCTCATTCTGGCCGTTGATGGTGGCACATCAGCCTGA
- a CDS encoding amino acid ABC transporter ATP-binding protein, translating into MSEAIKQPSAEPMILLQGVNKWYGQFHVLKDINLSVQQGERIVLCGPSGSGKSTTIRCINRLEEHQQGRIVVDGTELTSDLKHIEAIRREVGMVFQHFNLFPHLTVLQNCTLAPMWVRKMPKRQAEEIAMHFLERVRIPEQANKFPGQLSGGQQQRVAIARALCMKPKIMLFDEPTSALDPEMVKEVLDTMIGLAEDGMTMLCVTHEMGFARTVANRVIFMDKGEIVEEAEPNAFFTNPQNERTKLFLSQILH; encoded by the coding sequence ATGAGTGAAGCAATCAAACAACCCAGCGCCGAGCCGATGATCCTGCTGCAGGGCGTGAACAAGTGGTACGGCCAGTTCCACGTACTCAAGGACATCAACCTGAGCGTGCAGCAGGGCGAGCGTATCGTCCTGTGCGGGCCGTCCGGTTCGGGCAAGTCCACCACCATTCGCTGCATCAACCGTCTGGAAGAGCACCAACAGGGGCGTATCGTGGTCGATGGCACCGAGCTGACCAGCGACCTCAAGCACATCGAGGCGATTCGCCGCGAAGTGGGTATGGTATTCCAGCACTTCAACCTGTTCCCGCACCTCACCGTGCTGCAGAACTGCACCCTGGCGCCGATGTGGGTACGCAAGATGCCCAAGCGCCAGGCCGAGGAAATTGCCATGCACTTTCTCGAGCGCGTGCGCATCCCTGAGCAGGCCAACAAGTTTCCGGGCCAACTCTCCGGTGGTCAGCAGCAGCGAGTGGCGATTGCCCGCGCGCTGTGCATGAAGCCGAAGATCATGCTGTTCGACGAGCCGACCTCGGCCCTCGACCCGGAAATGGTGAAAGAGGTGCTCGACACCATGATCGGTCTGGCCGAAGACGGCATGACCATGCTCTGCGTGACCCATGAGATGGGCTTTGCCCGCACCGTGGCCAACCGCGTGATCTTCATGGACAAGGGCGAGATCGTGGAGGAGGCCGAACCGAACGCCTTCTTCACCAACCCGCAGAACGAGCGCACCAAGCTGTTTCTCAGCCAGATCCTGCACTGA